In one window of Ovis aries strain OAR_USU_Benz2616 breed Rambouillet chromosome 3, ARS-UI_Ramb_v3.0, whole genome shotgun sequence DNA:
- the PARVG gene encoding gamma-parvin isoform X2: MEPESLYNLLHLPGKADPPAEEELLQGEKRKYLPPTSRNNPKLEELQKVLMDWINAELLPEHIVVRSLEEDIFDGLILHHLFQKLSGLKLDVEEIALTAASQRRKLTAVLESVDQSLRVEEPQAKWSVESIFRKDLLATLHLLVALAKHFQPDLPLPPNVQVEVIIMECTKSGLKSEKSVEQLTEGGPDKDEPSKDVFDELFKLAPEKVNAVKEAIVKFVNQELDRLGLSVQNLDTQFADGVILLLLIGQLEGFFLHLKEFYLTPSSPAEMLHNVTLALELLKEGGLLSYPVNPEDIVNKDAKSTLRVLYSLFRKHKLKESTDGVPQRSPN, encoded by the exons ATGGAACCGGAGTCCCTCTATAACCTGCTGCACCTCCCTGGGAAGGCGGACCCACCGGCCGAGGAAGAACTCTTACAAG gagagaagaggaagtacCTTCCCCCCACTTCCCGGAATAACCCCAAATTAGAAGAATTGCAAAAG GTGCTGATGGACTGGATCAACGCCGAGCTCCTCCCGGAGCACATCGTGGTCCGCAGCCTGGAGGAGGACATTTTTGATGGGCTCATCCTGCACCACCTTTTCC AGAAGCTGAGCGGACTCAAGCTGGACGTGGAGGAGATCGCCTTGACCGCGGCCAGCCAGAGGCGCAAGCTCACAGCCGTCCTGGAGTCTGTGGACCAGAGCCTGCGGGTGGAAGAGCCACAGGCCAAGTGGAGCGTGGAGA GTATCTTCCGCAAGGACCTGCTGGCCACCCTGCACCTCCTCGTGGCCCTGGCCAAGCACTTCCAGCCCGACCTGCCCCTCCCGCCCAACGTGCAGGTGGAGGTGATCATCATGGAG TGCACCAAGAGTGGCCTGAAGTCGGAGAAATCGGTGGAGCAGCTCACTGAGGGCGG CCCAGACAAGGACGAGCCATCAA AGGACGTCTTTGATGAGTTATTTAAGCTGGCTCCAGAGAAGGTGAACGCTGTCAAAGAG GCCATCGTGAAGTTTGTCAACCAGGAGCTGGACCGCCTGGGCCTGTCGGTGCAGAATCTAGACACTCAG TTTGCAGATGGCGTCATCTTACTCTTGCTGATTGGACAGCTGGAAGGCTTCTTCCTGCACTTGAAGGAATTCTATCTCACTCCCAGCTCTCCTGCGGAAATG CTGCACAATGTCACCCTGGCCCTGGAGCTGCTGAAGGAAGGAGGCCTCCTCAGCTACCCTGTCAACCCTGAAG ACATCGTGAACAAGGACGCCAAGAGCACGCTGCGAGTCCTCTACAGCCTGTTTCGCAAGCACAAGCTGAAGGAGAGCACGGACGGGGTGCCCCAGAGGTCCCCAAATTAA
- the LOC114114091 gene encoding tropomyosin alpha-3 chain-like codes for MMQRRGPSASSGKWREKDGPENRGMKVIENRALKDEEKMELQEIQLKEAKHIAEEADRKYEEVARKLVIIEGDLERTEERAELAESRCREMDEQIRLMDQNLKCLSAAEEKYSQKEDKYEEEIKILTDKLKEAETRAEFAERSVAKLEKTIDDLEDKLKCTKEEHLCTQRMLDQTLLDLNEM; via the exons ATGATGCAGAGGAGAGGGCCGAGCGCCTCCAGCGGGAAGTGGAGGGAGAAAGACGGGCCCGAGAACAG AGGTATGAAGGTTATTGAAAACCGAGCcttaaaagatgaagaaaaaatggAACTCCAGGAAATCCAGCTCAAAGAAGCTAAGCACATTGCAGAAGAGGCAGACAGGAAGTATGAAGAGGTGGCTCGCAAGTTGGTGATTATTGAGGGAGACTTGGAGCGCACAGAGGAGCGAGCCGAGCTGGCAGAGTCCCGTTGCCGAGAGATGGATGAGCAAATCAGACTGATGGACCAGAACCTGAAGTGTCTGAGTGCTGCTGAAGAAAAGTACTCtcaaaaagaagacaaatatgAGGAAGAGATAAAGATTCTTACTGATAAACTCAAGGAGGCAGAGACCCGTGCTGAGTTTGCTGAGAGATCGGTAGCCAAGCTGGAAAAGACAATTGATGATTTGGAAGATAAACTGAAATGCACCAAAGAGGAGCACCTCTGTACACAAAGGATGCTGGACCAGACTCTGCTTGACCTGAATGAGATGTAG